One window from the genome of Haladaptatus paucihalophilus DX253 encodes:
- a CDS encoding SOS response-associated peptidase — protein sequence MCGRLSLFAPQDELTDRFDAEPVRPLRPRYNVAPGQEHPVVRNDAPEEIRFPTWGLVPHWADEFGGGHINARAETLADKPSFRDAYRDRRCLVLADGFYDWKKTPTGKQPYRMTRTDGEPFAMAGLWEPWQNGERKTSFTVVTTEPNDVVGEIHHRMPVILDPDEETTWLTGDADERRAVLDPFPAGEMRAYPVSTKVNSPDNDSPEIVAEVAAEEDTQTGLGDFS from the coding sequence ATGTGTGGCCGCCTTTCGCTCTTCGCACCGCAGGACGAACTCACCGACCGGTTCGACGCCGAACCGGTCCGTCCGCTTCGTCCGCGGTACAACGTCGCGCCCGGTCAGGAACACCCGGTCGTTCGCAACGACGCGCCCGAGGAGATTCGCTTCCCGACGTGGGGACTCGTCCCCCACTGGGCCGACGAGTTCGGCGGCGGGCACATCAACGCCCGCGCCGAGACGCTGGCCGACAAGCCGAGCTTTCGGGACGCCTACCGCGACCGCCGGTGTCTCGTCCTCGCGGACGGCTTTTACGACTGGAAGAAGACCCCGACGGGTAAACAGCCCTACCGGATGACCAGAACGGACGGCGAGCCGTTCGCCATGGCTGGCCTGTGGGAACCGTGGCAGAACGGGGAGCGGAAAACGTCGTTCACCGTGGTCACCACCGAACCCAACGACGTCGTCGGCGAGATTCACCACCGGATGCCCGTCATCCTCGACCCCGACGAGGAGACGACGTGGCTCACGGGCGACGCGGACGAACGACGGGCCGTGCTCGACCCGTTCCCCGCAGGAGAAATGCGAGCCTATCCGGTTTCGACGAAAGTGAACAGCCCGGACAACGATTCCCCCGAAATCGTCGCGGAAGTCGCCGCCGAAGAGGATACACAGACGGGACTCGGCGACTTCTCGTGA
- a CDS encoding CBS domain-containing protein, which translates to MRSFKIGSVLGIPIKLDLTFLFILPVFAWLIGTQVEQWVQIMNDLWGLGLDAGPLSSGMMPLYLGAAAAIGLFVGVVLHELGHSVVSMHFGFPIDSITLWIFGGIARLTDQPEEWSEELLIAVAGPVVSIVLGVLSFAVLFVVPTNLQAVRFVFGYLALMNLVLAAFNLLPGFPMDGGRVLRALLARTRPFAQATQTAAEVGKVFAILLGLFGLLGGNLLLIGIAFFIYIGASSEAQQSVLSATFRNVRVRDVMTGAEDLHTVSSDMSIADLLETMFRQRHTGYPVIDDGELVGMITLDDARSVRQVERDAYTVREVMSTDVKTIPADSDAMDALETIQQHNIGRLPVIDADGNVTGIISRTDLMTAFNIINSSGRTEDELAPHEQPS; encoded by the coding sequence ATGCGAAGCTTCAAAATCGGGAGCGTGCTCGGCATCCCGATAAAACTCGACCTCACTTTCCTGTTCATTCTGCCCGTGTTTGCGTGGCTCATCGGAACGCAGGTCGAACAATGGGTCCAGATAATGAACGATCTCTGGGGTCTCGGGTTAGATGCCGGTCCCCTCTCGTCGGGGATGATGCCGCTCTATCTCGGTGCCGCCGCTGCCATCGGATTGTTCGTCGGTGTCGTCCTCCACGAACTCGGCCACTCCGTCGTTTCGATGCATTTCGGCTTCCCCATCGACTCCATCACGCTGTGGATATTCGGCGGCATCGCTCGCCTCACCGACCAGCCGGAGGAGTGGTCCGAGGAACTCCTCATCGCCGTCGCGGGTCCCGTCGTCAGTATCGTCCTCGGCGTTCTCTCGTTCGCCGTGCTCTTCGTCGTCCCGACGAACCTGCAGGCCGTTCGGTTCGTCTTCGGCTACCTCGCCCTGATGAACCTCGTCCTCGCCGCGTTCAACCTCCTCCCCGGCTTCCCGATGGACGGGGGGCGCGTCCTCCGGGCGCTCCTCGCCCGGACGCGCCCGTTCGCGCAAGCCACCCAGACCGCCGCCGAGGTCGGTAAAGTGTTCGCCATCCTCCTGGGGCTGTTCGGCCTCCTCGGCGGCAACTTGTTGCTCATCGGTATCGCCTTCTTCATCTACATCGGCGCGAGCAGCGAGGCCCAACAGTCGGTCCTCTCGGCGACCTTCCGAAACGTCCGCGTCCGGGACGTGATGACCGGTGCCGAGGATTTACACACCGTCTCGTCGGACATGTCCATTGCCGACCTCCTCGAAACCATGTTCCGACAGCGCCACACCGGCTATCCCGTGATCGACGACGGCGAACTCGTCGGCATGATAACGCTGGACGACGCTCGGAGCGTCAGGCAGGTCGAACGCGACGCCTACACCGTCCGGGAAGTGATGTCCACCGACGTCAAGACGATTCCCGCCGACAGCGACGCGATGGACGCGCTCGAAACGATTCAACAACACAACATCGGCCGTCTCCCGGTCATCGATGCCGACGGGAACGTCACGGGCATCATCTCCCGCACCGACCTGATGACGGCGTTCAACATCATCAACAGCAGCGGGCGCACGGAAGACGAACTCGCCCCGCACGAACAGCCGTCGTAA
- a CDS encoding DEAD/DEAH box helicase — protein MSKQAQQVETLFCHETDRGYQVAAQRGGERQFRAILELKETDAGPRPGRFLLKDGSSEKPRSPDEFVELARNAKRIRISQQTSPEAREELKEMLDGYQLDAKTVRTCRLCANKGRYSPINGDTAIDTGDEYICPDCATRELERELSFRGNLTSAAQDRLEDLLLEVQDLKRITNLLKGRLDPDLTKFDEISANVEDIEMERVDSLNLHPGIQNLLESRFDTLLPVQSLAVQNGLLDGDDQLVVSATATGKTLVGEMTGLDRMLNGKGKMLFLVPLVALANQKHEDFEEEYGDLANVTIRVGASRVRDDGNHFDPNADIIVGTYEGIDHALRTGRDLGDIGTVVIDEVHTLQEQERGHRLDGLISRLKYYCEERAKERNEYGGAQWVYLSATVGNPKDLAQSLEANLVEFEERPVALERHVTFAEGHEKPVTENKLVKREFDRESSKGYRGQTIIFTNSRRRCHEISRKLEYNSAPYHAGLDYGRRKKVERMFAEQDLAAVVTTAALAAGVDFPASQVIFDSLAMGIEWLTVQEFHQMLGRAGRPDYHDRGKVYVLVEPDGSYHNSMEMSEDEVAFKLLKGEMEDVRTLYDESAAIEETLANITVGGKAAKRLNDRMIGDVPTKHALGKLLEYEFIHGFSPTHLGRVVTSHFLAPDEAFRILDGIRKDKDPFEIVADLELFGEDE, from the coding sequence GTGTCGAAGCAGGCCCAGCAGGTGGAGACGCTCTTCTGCCACGAAACGGACAGGGGCTATCAGGTCGCCGCCCAGCGGGGCGGTGAGCGGCAGTTCCGTGCCATCCTCGAATTAAAGGAGACGGACGCCGGACCGCGACCGGGACGGTTTCTGTTGAAGGACGGGTCGAGCGAGAAACCGCGCAGTCCCGACGAGTTCGTCGAACTCGCACGGAACGCGAAGCGGATTCGAATCTCGCAGCAGACCTCGCCCGAGGCGCGCGAAGAGCTGAAGGAGATGCTCGACGGCTACCAACTCGACGCGAAAACGGTTCGGACGTGTCGGTTGTGCGCTAACAAGGGACGGTATTCGCCCATCAACGGCGACACGGCCATCGATACGGGCGACGAGTACATCTGTCCCGACTGTGCGACGCGGGAACTGGAGCGGGAACTCTCGTTCAGGGGTAACCTGACGAGCGCCGCCCAGGACCGACTCGAAGACCTCCTGCTGGAAGTACAGGATTTGAAGCGAATCACGAACCTGCTCAAGGGGCGACTCGACCCCGACCTGACGAAGTTCGACGAAATCAGCGCGAACGTCGAGGACATCGAGATGGAGCGGGTGGATTCGCTGAACCTCCACCCCGGAATCCAGAACCTGCTGGAATCGCGGTTCGATACCCTGCTCCCCGTACAGAGCCTCGCGGTACAAAACGGTCTCCTCGACGGTGACGACCAACTCGTCGTCAGCGCGACGGCGACCGGGAAGACGCTCGTCGGCGAGATGACGGGGCTGGACCGAATGCTGAACGGGAAGGGGAAGATGCTCTTTCTCGTTCCCCTCGTGGCGCTGGCGAACCAGAAGCACGAGGATTTCGAGGAAGAGTACGGTGACCTCGCAAACGTCACCATTCGCGTCGGTGCGAGTCGGGTCCGCGACGACGGCAATCACTTCGACCCGAACGCGGACATCATCGTCGGGACCTACGAGGGTATCGACCACGCGCTCAGGACGGGGCGCGATTTGGGCGATATCGGAACGGTCGTCATCGACGAGGTTCACACCCTGCAAGAACAGGAGCGTGGCCACCGCCTCGACGGCCTCATCTCGCGGCTAAAATACTACTGCGAGGAGCGCGCCAAAGAGCGGAACGAGTACGGCGGCGCACAGTGGGTGTACCTCTCCGCGACCGTCGGGAATCCGAAGGATTTGGCGCAGTCGCTGGAGGCGAATCTCGTGGAGTTCGAGGAGCGACCCGTCGCACTGGAGCGCCACGTCACCTTCGCCGAGGGGCACGAAAAGCCCGTGACGGAGAACAAACTCGTCAAACGCGAGTTCGACCGCGAATCCTCGAAGGGGTATCGCGGCCAGACCATCATCTTCACCAACTCGCGGCGGCGCTGTCACGAGATTTCCAGAAAACTGGAGTACAACTCCGCGCCGTACCACGCTGGGTTGGACTACGGACGGCGAAAGAAGGTCGAACGCATGTTCGCCGAGCAGGACCTCGCGGCGGTCGTCACGACCGCCGCACTCGCCGCCGGGGTTGACTTCCCGGCCTCGCAGGTCATCTTCGACTCGCTGGCGATGGGCATCGAGTGGCTGACCGTACAGGAGTTCCACCAGATGCTCGGCCGCGCGGGTCGGCCCGACTACCACGACCGCGGGAAGGTGTACGTCCTCGTCGAACCCGACGGCAGCTATCACAACAGCATGGAAATGTCGGAGGACGAGGTGGCGTTCAAACTCCTCAAAGGCGAGATGGAGGACGTTCGAACCCTCTACGACGAGAGCGCCGCCATCGAGGAGACGCTGGCGAACATCACCGTCGGTGGGAAGGCCGCGAAGCGCCTGAACGACCGGATGATAGGCGACGTGCCGACGAAACACGCGCTCGGCAAACTGCTCGAATACGAGTTCATCCACGGCTTCTCGCCGACGCACCTCGGGCGCGTCGTCACGAGTCACTTCCTCGCGCCGGACGAGGCGTTCCGGATTTTGGACGGCATCCGGAAGGACAAGGACCCGTTCGAAATCGTCGCGGACCTCGAACTGTTCGGCGAGGACGAGTGA
- a CDS encoding cupin domain-containing protein — MSKPIVRNADDIEYEAVGAADGMAKGVLIGDEQDAPNFAIRRFTLDPGATVPEHTNEVEHEQFVLEGEYVVGIGDEEYEVSAGDSLLIPAGTVHWYRNESDEPGAFICAVPNGDDEIQLV; from the coding sequence ATGTCCAAACCAATCGTACGAAACGCGGACGACATCGAATACGAGGCCGTCGGAGCGGCCGACGGCATGGCGAAAGGGGTTCTCATCGGCGACGAACAGGACGCGCCGAACTTCGCCATCCGTCGATTCACGCTCGACCCCGGCGCGACGGTGCCCGAACACACGAACGAAGTCGAACACGAGCAGTTCGTGCTCGAAGGCGAGTACGTCGTCGGCATCGGCGACGAGGAGTACGAAGTCAGCGCTGGCGATTCACTGTTGATTCCGGCGGGAACGGTTCACTGGTATCGAAACGAGAGCGACGAACCGGGAGCGTTCATCTGTGCGGTGCCGAACGGGGACGACGAGATTCAGCTCGTCTAA
- a CDS encoding RNA-guided endonuclease InsQ/TnpB family protein: MSGPEYFRRTAVTRLAVEDEDHERLLSMVREWKRGCQIAVNAAWGVCHTRNEVQKLAYEKLRERTSLGSQHAVLATHRAAEAIKRALERDDDAAKPEFTSPTVVYDSRTLTLFDHRNISLTTTGDRVRCRLVFPDHGYQSRYLDDDRWEPAKSTLHYRDGEFHFHLGFRRPRPDVDLPTEDATVLGVSLGVENLAVTSTARFFSGAELTHRHAEFADLREDLRETNTRSARRTLRQAGERIENFTRNTLHEVAGGIVSEAERHGCSVIAFGELEGVQEMLTEAAPFHGQAFKRLFEFVAYRAAERDITVVQVNPEYTSQRCTSCGFTHPQNRDVENNRFECLKCGSEANDDYNAAKNVGFRCIRRGPLSSRGVGAKYCALGSGRVTPDGEFVPNEELEAVGKP; this comes from the coding sequence GTGAGCGGTCCCGAATATTTCAGACGGACGGCGGTGACGCGCCTGGCGGTGGAGGACGAGGACCACGAGCGGCTGCTGTCCATGGTACGCGAGTGGAAACGCGGGTGCCAAATCGCGGTCAACGCCGCGTGGGGTGTCTGTCACACCCGAAACGAGGTGCAAAAACTGGCGTACGAGAAGTTGCGCGAGCGTACCAGCCTCGGAAGCCAGCACGCCGTTCTCGCCACGCACCGCGCCGCCGAAGCGATAAAACGTGCCCTGGAACGGGACGACGATGCGGCAAAACCAGAGTTCACCAGTCCGACCGTGGTCTACGACAGTCGCACGCTAACGCTGTTTGACCATCGGAACATCAGCCTGACGACGACCGGCGACCGGGTTCGCTGTCGTCTCGTGTTTCCCGACCACGGCTACCAATCGCGGTATCTGGACGACGACCGCTGGGAGCCAGCGAAGAGCACGCTGCACTACCGTGACGGCGAGTTTCACTTCCATCTCGGATTTCGACGCCCCCGCCCGGACGTGGACCTTCCGACCGAAGACGCCACCGTCCTCGGCGTCTCGCTCGGCGTCGAAAACCTCGCCGTGACGAGCACGGCCCGCTTTTTCTCCGGCGCGGAACTCACCCACCGACACGCCGAGTTCGCCGACCTCCGCGAGGACCTCCGCGAGACGAACACCCGGAGCGCACGACGAACGCTGCGGCAAGCCGGGGAACGAATCGAGAATTTCACCCGCAATACCCTCCACGAAGTTGCCGGTGGAATCGTCTCGGAAGCGGAGCGACACGGCTGTTCCGTCATCGCGTTCGGCGAACTCGAAGGCGTACAGGAGATGCTCACGGAAGCGGCCCCGTTCCACGGGCAAGCGTTCAAGCGATTGTTCGAGTTCGTCGCGTATCGGGCGGCCGAGCGGGATATCACGGTGGTACAGGTGAACCCTGAGTACACGAGCCAGCGCTGTACGTCGTGTGGGTTCACGCATCCGCAGAATCGGGACGTGGAGAACAACCGGTTCGAATGTCTGAAATGCGGCAGCGAGGCCAACGACGATTACAACGCGGCAAAGAACGTCGGGTTCCGCTGTATCCGGCGCGGGCCGCTGTCGTCGCGGGGCGTCGGTGCGAAATACTGCGCGCTCGGTTCCGGGCGGGTGACGCCGGACGGGGAGTTCGTCCCGAACGAAGAACTCGAAGCGGTGGGAAAACCTTAG